One genomic segment of Pongo pygmaeus isolate AG05252 chromosome 19, NHGRI_mPonPyg2-v2.0_pri, whole genome shotgun sequence includes these proteins:
- the GPR142 gene encoding probable G-protein coupled receptor 142 — protein sequence MLTGSCGDPQEKPQVTQDSGPQSMGLEGQETAGQPRVTLLPTPNISGLSQDFESHWPEIAERSPCVAGVIPVIYYSVLLGLGLPVSLLTAVALARLATRTRRPSYHYLLALTASDIIIQVVIVFAGFLLQGAVLARQVPQAVVRMANILEFAANHASVWIAILLTVDRYTALCHPLHHRAASSPGRTRRAIAAVLSAALLTGIPFYWWLDVWRDADSPSTLDEVLKWAHCLSVYFIPCGVFLVTNSAIIHRLRRRGRSGLQPRVGKSTAILLGITTLFTLLWAPRVFVMLYHMYVAPVHRDWRVHLALDVANMVAMLHTAANFSLYCFVSKTFRATVRQVIHDAYLPCTLASQPEGMAAKPVMEPPGLPKGAEV from the exons ATGCTGACAGGGAGCTGCGGGGACCCTCAGGAAAAGCCACAGGTGACCCAGGACTCGGGGCCCCAGAGCATGGGGCTTGAGGGACAAGAGACAG CTGGCCAGCCACGAGTGACCCTGCTGCCCACACCCAACATCAGTGGGCTGAGCCAGGATTTTGAAAGCCACTGGCCAGAGATCGCAGAGAGGTCCCCGTGTGTGGCTGGCGTCATCCCTGTCATCTACTACAGTGTCCTGCTGGGCCTGGGGCTGCCTG TCAGCCTCCTGACTGCAGTGGCCCTGGCGCGCCTTGCCACCAGGACCAGGAGGCCCTCCTACCACTACCTTCTGGCGCTCACGGCCTCGGATATCATCATCCAGGTGGTCATCGTGTTCGCGGGCTTCCTCCTGCAGGGAGCTGTGCTGGCCCGCCAGGTGCCCCAGGCTGTGGTGCGCATGGCCAACATCCTGGAGTTTGCTGCCAACCACGCCTCAGTCTGGATCGCCATCCTGCTCACGGTTGACCGCTACACTGCCCTGTGCCACCCCCTGCACCATCGGGCCGCCTCATCCCCAGGCCGGACCCGCCGGGCCATTGCTGCTGTCCTGAGTGCTGCCCTGTTGACCGGCATCCCCTTCTACTGGTGGCTGGACGTGTGGAGAGACGCCGACTCACCCAGCACGCTGGACGAGGTCCTCAAGTGGGCTCACTGTCTCTCTGTCTATTTCATCCCTTGTGGCGTGTTCCTGGTCACCAACTCGGCCATCATCCACCGGCTACGGAGGAGGGGCCGGAGTGGGCTGCAGCCCCGGGTGGGCAAGAGCACAGCCATCCTCCTGGGCATCACCACACTGTTCACCCTCCTGTGGGCGCCCCGGGTCTTCGTCATGCTCTACCACATGTACGTGGCCCCTGTCCACCGGGACTGGAGGGTCCACCTTGCCTTGGATGTGGCCAACATGGTAGCCATGCTCCACACGGCAGCCAACTTCAGCCTCTACTGCTTTGTCAGCAAGACTTTCCGGGCCACTGTCCGACAGGTCATCCACGATGCCTACCTGCCCTGTACTTTGGCATCACAGCCAGAGGGCATGGCGGCGAAGCCTGTGATGGAGCCTCCGGGACTCCCCAAAGGGGCAGAAGTGTAG